In Heliangelus exortis chromosome 12, bHelExo1.hap1, whole genome shotgun sequence, the genomic stretch CCTGCTTAGTGTCAAGAGGGCTTGATCTTGGGAGAGAGCCCAACACAGGGCTTCTTTACCAAGGGAAAATGGGGTCTGGTTACCCAAAACTGGGGCATGTTGAGCTTGAACTGGAAAGAAGCTGCAGATTTCACTGAGAAATCAGAACCCTTTCATTGGAGCCCTTCATCTTGGGATGGCTTGGTTGGGATAACCTGAAGTCTTTGTTAGGTTTGAGGATAATTCTGCAAGAGATGTTTTAGTTTGACTGCACAGATCAGTGATACGGATTTTCTTGACAGTGCTTCCAACTTGGGTTATGCCCAGAATCTGACCCAGCGTTTTTGAGTGGCCACAGCTGGGCTTAATGTTTTCAGATCCCTGCTTAAAAATGCAAGATTATTTCACTTCCTGTCAGCTAACtatcttctctctccttttgaGGTGTTAAGGGTTGTTTTTCCAGTAGTTTGGACCTCTTTAAAGTGCCCGCTTGCCTAGTGCCATGAATATTGCAGTGAACCATGTGGAAGAAAAAGCTGTCCATTCCTGGTCAAGAATTTCCTCTGCAGGACAGAAAGTGCTGGAGGAAGCCCTGCGAGTCTTTAACCCCATGTCCAAGGATCTTTCTGACACAGAGACCCAGCTGGTGGCTTTCATCCAGGGCCTGAAGGAGGAGGGCTACCAGCCCACGATTCTGAGGAGCAAGGATGTGTATGGGTACAGCTCGTGCACAGCAgacaccccaaaacaaacaaaggagAGTGCCCCGCACAGCTGTGCCAGCACCCAGGCCACTCAGAGCCTGGCTGGGAACTCTGTGGCCAAGGTGGCCAATTCACCCTCCCGTGTCTCGGTGAGCTCTGGGAAAGTCTCTTCTCAGCACATCTCTAAAGGGGATTCCACAAATCTCCTCCTGAGCTCCTTGAAGCAGACACGGTCCGGCACGTCGAAGGCGGCGGCAGCGGGTTTCCCCACAGGCATGTATCCTGATGTGTACCCAGCCATGAGACTGTCGGTGGTTCTGGAAGCTCTGGTGCCACTGAAAACATCCTCATCCTGTTTGGAGTCCAAGTACACACGGGGGCGTCTTGGGAGCTCACCCTCTGACCTTAAACTCCTCCAGGCTTTGAATCCACCCCGGCAGTTTTCTTCAGGCAAGACCTCTAAAATAACAGAAGGGAAGGGCTACAAGCGCCTGATAAAGGCAGCACCAGATTCTGCCACCCTGGCTTTGAATCTTCTGAAGGGACCAAAGGGtggggtgctgcaggagagcaATGCTTGCAAAGCCTCGGGAGTCCTCAATGGGAGAGTCACAGGAAGCTCCTCCCAAGGCTGCACTGCACCACTGCAGTCCAGGTCCTTGAAAATTATAGATAAGGCACCTCTGGTGGGAAAAACAGAGTGGAAGGGCAGCAGCACTTACCGGGAAAGCATTgggcagaagaggagaggagctgcagaggtaAGAGAAGCACcacagaggaagaaagcaaatacCATTCCTGTACAAAATAAATCTCGACGGGCTCAGAGCACTTTGAACCTGCTGAAATTTCGGGCCATCAAGGTGGGCAGCTCTTCTTCTGACGATGAAGTGAGGAGGAGAGCACAGAAGATTCTTAGGGTCAACCTGTCTCCTGTGATCCGGATTCAGCCCTTGTCTCACTCTCACAGTGTTCCCTGACTTTCTTCACTTCGTCACTTTTTTTTGTAAGTAAGTAAATACGAGCCTGGCACCAAAGCACGGAGAAGTTCAAGAAGTTCTCTGGTGCCTGGTGACGATGTGTCGACCAACCTGCAGACAGAGCAGCCTGCTCTGGTGCCGTGTCTGCCCCTGCAATGCAGAACTGACTGCAGGAGCACAGAACCCTGCTGGGAGCAGCGGGATGGGGCCTCTCCACATCCCCCCACAAGCCAAGCGGGGCCGGGGACTCGCTCCCCGCCAGCGCGCTTCCGAACGTGGCAGGCTGCACTCTCCTGCAGGGGGAGAACACAGGACTTTCTCATGACATTGATGCACTGTGATAATGCTCTTTTTCAAGCTGTACatttactggttttattttgatcAAATTTTATAACTTTattatctatatatctatatatccaTATATGTGCACATGGCCCAGGAGCGGTGGGCAGGTgcacctcctccatccctctgggaTTGGTTTTGATAGCTTTTGTTCCCCCTCCCCTTCAGCCAATCTTTTGTTGGAAGGTGCCAGGATTTCTCTGTGATTCAGTGTTGTGACAGTCTGTTCTCTTGAGCAGCTCAGAGGCAGGCAGTGTTAGAGCCACTTGTTTGTCTCCAGAAATGCCAAGCAGTTTGGAGAATTACCAGCTGATAATTGAGTATAGTTTTAATCATATTTTTGGTATTACCTCTGCTGTAGAGTGAGGGAATGTTCTGGGGCCATGCCTGCAAGTCTGCCTGGCATCTCCAGGTGTCTCCTATGGCTGTTGGTAGTAGAAACTCTAGCAGGGGGTTGCCTCCAAAGAGCAGTTCCTCCTCAGCACCCAGTGCAACACCCCAGTTGCAAACATAGAACATGAACTGTGACTGTGAGAGCCAAAGGGCTGGAGTTGTTTATAATAAGTGTATAAAGTGTCCTGCTCACAAGGTAACAGCTTTGCTGTTGCTGGATGTTTCAGAAGCAGGTTGTAGGTGCTGGTGGAGAAGGCATGGGCTGTGCTTGAATGTATTAGAGACATCTTGCCGGTCTCAGAGCTTGGTGGGATATTTGAGCataaagaaaagctggaaagcaaGAGAGTTAAGAGGATATATATGTGAGGATAATAATGTATATTTAAACATTGAGAGTTTCTTTCCACTGGTTTATGGGGGTGAGGCAGTAGGAAGAGAGGTCAGCACCGTGTTGCAGTGGGTGATGGCTTTGCTGTGCCGTCTGGTATGTTGTGAGAGGGTGTGTGGCAGGTGTGAAAGCTGCCGGAGCACAGGCTCTGCACGTCCCCAGGAGGCACTGCAGAACCACTGCCTGCCTCAGCCATCCTGAGCTGCGGGCACACCAGGGGCTGAGAGTGCAGACTGTGAGGGTGGGGCTGCTCCCCAAGGGGAAGGATCCACAAGCTCCAGGAGAAACACCACCTTGGAGGGGTCAGTGCTGCCACTGTCGCCTGGGAGGGGTGGCTTCCAAGGAGACAAAACTGCAATGAGATACTGCAAAAGCAGAACCTGGCGGctcagggagagggagaagtgTCAGACCAGGCACGAGCCTGGCCCTGTATGCTGCCATACGTTCAGATCTCAGCAGCCGTGGGCCACTAATCCACTCATTCTCTCACCAGCTTAAAATACCGGTTATCTGACCTAGTAATCTCTGTGGACATTGGCTGAAGAGATGTGCTCCCTGGGAAGCCCCAGCTCCTTATGTTTCAGCCCCTCCTTAGCACCTGGCTGGATTTCAGTGCTTTGCAAAAGAGGTCAGGATCTGATCCCCAGCTCAGAGAGCAAAACTGCAGCACAAAGAGGAGCAAAGAGGTCcatgagggagagagagggcAGGAAAGCTGGACATCCTCAGGTGCAGCTGGGGTTCTCCCCCCTTGCCCAGGTAGAGCCCAGTGGAAGTTCTCCCTCAGAGGATGATGACAAGCTCCAAGTGGCACAGGcaggttttttgtggttttactGTGCTGCTGTTGGAGATCAGAACTTGCAGTGTTTGAGACTGACCTGTGAATGCCGCTGGTtggctgcagaggagaaggaaatatttttcttctgtgttttaaaatgccCTGGCAGAAAGTTCCCTGTCCTGACTGGATTAACAGGGACCTTCCATCATTGTTAACTGGccaaaaattgctttttcccttttgttcccATCCCTCAGACCTTTCTCATTCCCACGCTCTcaagtgccaggtcctgaaGTCTTGCACTGGAGTTTCTCTTTTTGACTGTTTCCCAAGGAGGGCTCTGAACTCCTGCCTGTGGTATCGCCCTCTgacaggctgctctgcagcttcctctgtTCCCAGCCCCATATAAGGGCACTGAGCACAGACATCCCAGCTGAGTTCTTGCCACCAGTGGGGAAAACATCAGTGCATCAACAAGGCTGGGTTCTGGTGGAGGAGGCTTTCCTGCCAGCCTGAGCGGGAAGCTGAGCACCTGCAGCCAGGTTATCAGGACACATCCTTCCCCTTCACGGAGTTCCTTCCCCCGACTGCactgctccctgcctccccaCTCTTCTCTATCACCTCGTGTCTTTCACAGCTTGGGTCTTTGCCAGTCAGGGACTtagcttgtgctgctgcttaACACATCCAGCAGACCATGCTGCCTTAGCTCTGCCATGCCTTTCCGGGCACTGAGCTGAGTTCTGTGAATACATGGTGGTGACAGATCACCCGGTGTCTTTCCCAGGCCACCAGCAAGAGGTCTTCTGCTCCGCAGGGAGAGGCCAGCATTAGGAATGCTTCTGTGTCACTGAGGCTCCTGCCAGGGAACCGAGCACCCTATGGCCCTGTGCTGAGGGACTTGCGCGTCATCATTCCAGTCTCTGTCAGCTCTTCTGCACACCCCTGACAGACTGCAGGGCCCCTCGGCTCCTGGGCAGCTCTGGAGCTCATTTCTCTGCCctccttttgtcttcttttcccCTCACAGGTGGCTAAAAGATTGCAGGTCCTGATTCACAGAGGAGGTTTGCAGCCCCTGGTGCTAGTTTGGGCAATTGCTGCCTGTTGGCTGTTCCCAGGGACTCTGGTGCTGGCAGGTGTGGGGCTTGCAGCCTCTTGGTGGTTGGCTCTGCTGTCCTGCTCCTGGTGACCTGGGCCTTCAACTCTTGGTGTGCAGGAGGCCACAGAAGACTCTGGTGTTTAGAGAATCCAAAGGGTTTGATCAAACCACACCTGCATAAGACCAGATCCAATCAGAGATCTCTCTCCAGAGGTTCCATGTACCCTGTGTTCTTCTGTGGTGGCAGAGTGACAGACGCTTGCCTTCCAGGGAGCTGTGCAGCTGTGTCTGGAAGGGCACACAGAAATGCTTTGCCTGAAGTGCTGTGGACTCTGCTGGGTGTGCCATGTGCACGTTGTTCAGACCTGTTTCTATATTAGTCACTTTGAATTCATCCAAGTGCCTAACCTGGCCTCTTCCCATTCCTGGGCACCATGACAGCCGAGAGCTTTGGAGCCTCTCTTAGGAATGGTTTTACTGCATGGATTTGTGCCACTGTCACTTCAAGAAATAATTCAGCCAGCAGTCAAAGGGCTGTTCTTCCAACAGAGTTTGTGGAAATCATTTCTCCTTTTATTCCACTGCCAAGAAGCAAGAGTTTATGTTTTGCCTCCACCAGACAAGGTCTTGGAGCTTCCTGTGTGCTTCAGATGTCTGTCAGCGAGGTCCATGAGGAGAGCAGCATGtccagcaggcagctgaagGGGAAGCTGACATCAGATACCAGTTGAAATCACATTGTTAATTgggagaaatattttgaagctCATGTCCACTGTGATCAGATTTCACCTTCTGACACTGCTTTCAGTTTGAGAAGTTTCTCCTTGGCCTCTTCCCCGCACACCATGTTGcgtggtgctgctgcttccaaacTGTTTGTGtcccccctgcccagcaccagctgccCTAGTGATCCTTGTACAGAATTTCTTAAGCACTATTCTGCAAATTACAAAGGGATTCTTTTGTTATTCCTGTTTTGTACCCACTAGTGGCATTTCTGTGCAAGGAGGAGGTGTGCACTGTGGAGTGTTAAGAGCACTTTTGTAGCTGGGTATGTCTTGGAGCATGGTATCACCTGCCCATCCTGCAGCACCCTTACTCACTAGGCCAAGGGGCAGTGGGCTGAGCCCCCCCGCTCTCCAGCTGCCCAACTTCTGCTGCATGTCCTCCAGGCCTCCCTGACacaccagcagcactgctccactgatggagctggtggaagttttccagctccagctgtggcaggagggGCCAGGGGGCTTGCGCACAGAATTTGGGCCCTTACAGTTGTGACTTGTGCTGGACTCATGGCCAGACCTTGCCAGGATGTTGGAGGGTGCAGCATTCCAGCAACTCTCCCATTTGGGTCTGCATTCCTTGCCCTGTGTAGGAGCTGGGCCTTTGGCCATGGCACAAgggacatctggggacaggGTGCAGGTGTGTCTTTCAGCTGCAGATGTGCAGTACCATGCGAGCTGGGCAGCTTCTGAGGCAGGAGAACATGTTCAGGTGggaggatttttgttttggctgtGGTTGGCAGGGTCAGTGCCGAGCTCTGTGAAGCACCTGCTCCTCATGCAGGTTGGTTGGTGACAGTTGGTGTGTGTGACAGTTTGTGTTTCAGTCCTCAAAATGGCACTGTTGCTGTGGTCAGACAGGGCTGGTTTTGCAGGATCTGGGATGGCTTGAGGAGAAGACAGCTGTTCTGGGGCACCTGGCACTTTCTTGACGGTGCTGTAGCCCTTGGGTGGGCTGGAACCATCCGTGGAGAGGGCTGTGGGACAGGCCCTCCTGTTTGGAGCTCTATTCTAGATAGCACTGTGCTTGGTTTTCCTTCCCTCAACTTTttcctgcctggagctgggtgcCCTTAGAAAGGTCTCAGATGCCTGactggctgcaggagcagaagcCTTATCCCAGAAGGCAGGAGAGCCAGCCCCGAACCCTGCCTGTAGCTGTGGCTGTGCTAGCACTTGCAGCTTGGCCAGCTGCCCCCAAAGCCATGGTGCTGAGGCCAGACCCCTCAGTTTGTTTAGGAGGATCGAGGGGGTCAGATGAAAAAGCAAGGAGCTGGGATTATGGGACCTGGCTGGtcagcttctgctgcaggaagagaTCTGCAAACAGGAGGAGCAAGGTGTGTAGCACACCATACTGACAGCACTTCtgcatcccatccctgcctggctgATAGAGCTGATAGAGCCCATCCTGCTATCTCTGGCAGCACTGTGcaggtgctggtgctgcaggctCTGTGGCAAGGGGCTGCCCTTCTGCAGCAGGTGCCCTTCCCAACCCTTGGTTTCCATCCTTCATTTCTTGCACAAACTTGCCCTGCTTGGGTTGCTGTGGGGAAAATAAGGTACCCTCTGGACACCGTTGCAGGGGGGTAGAACCTCCTCCAGTGAGCATCCAAAATACTTTCCCCTGCGGGGACAATTAGGACTTGTGCTGGGGAGTTCCTTCAAGGCCttattatcatagaatcatggaaagttaggggttggaagggaccttgaaagatcatctagtccaacccccctgccagagcagggtctcCTACAGCAGGtgggtcacctacagcaggtgaTTATCCTCTGGGACTCTTTGTTGTCTTAATTagccctgtccattcctgtt encodes the following:
- the CCDC71 gene encoding coiled-coil domain-containing protein 71, translated to MNIAVNHVEEKAVHSWSRISSAGQKVLEEALRVFNPMSKDLSDTETQLVAFIQGLKEEGYQPTILRSKDVYGYSSCTADTPKQTKESAPHSCASTQATQSLAGNSVAKVANSPSRVSVSSGKVSSQHISKGDSTNLLLSSLKQTRSGTSKAAAAGFPTGMYPDVYPAMRLSVVLEALVPLKTSSSCLESKYTRGRLGSSPSDLKLLQALNPPRQFSSGKTSKITEGKGYKRLIKAAPDSATLALNLLKGPKGGVLQESNACKASGVLNGRVTGSSSQGCTAPLQSRSLKIIDKAPLVGKTEWKGSSTYRESIGQKRRGAAEVREAPQRKKANTIPVQNKSRRAQSTLNLLKFRAIKVGSSSSDDEVRRRAQKILRVNLSPVIRIQPLSHSHSVP